In one Candidatus Nitronereus thalassa genomic region, the following are encoded:
- a CDS encoding cytochrome bc complex cytochrome b subunit — MNGQSKSGNEPNVFEKVVDFVDERVGLKTLQAKMLNEPVPGGSRWAYAFGSVLLFIFILQVVTGILLMFYYVPSTDHAYASTQYIIHEVDYGWFLLSYHFWGSSAMVVMVFAHMSQVFLWGAYKKPRELIWLVGLALFGLVMAFGFTGYLLPWDQRAYWATVVGVEIMDKTPIVGDFMARFLKGGPTPGQMTLSRFFVIHVMVLPAALMGLAGLHIFLFRKAGPAGPFRGTPEQIKAKTDYFFPRQIWKDIVAMASTFLIICSLAFFEPVVLLHEATPDPGDYHPEPEWYFLFLFQLLRLKIFGGEFGQFLGAIAIPGAFMAFLAALPFIDKSPERDLFKRPLALVGWIVIMTGILIFTVSAIINREFLH; from the coding sequence ATGAACGGCCAATCGAAATCAGGCAACGAACCTAATGTGTTTGAAAAAGTCGTTGACTTTGTGGACGAACGAGTCGGCCTGAAAACTCTTCAGGCGAAAATGTTGAATGAGCCTGTTCCTGGTGGTTCGCGTTGGGCTTATGCCTTCGGCTCTGTGCTGCTCTTCATTTTTATTTTGCAGGTGGTCACGGGCATCTTGTTGATGTTCTATTACGTGCCAAGTACGGACCATGCGTATGCCAGCACCCAATACATCATTCATGAAGTCGATTATGGTTGGTTTCTCCTGAGCTATCATTTTTGGGGATCCTCGGCCATGGTCGTCATGGTATTTGCGCATATGTCTCAAGTTTTTCTGTGGGGGGCCTATAAGAAGCCAAGAGAATTGATATGGTTGGTTGGCCTTGCTCTGTTTGGATTGGTCATGGCTTTTGGGTTTACAGGATATTTACTTCCTTGGGACCAACGGGCCTATTGGGCTACAGTGGTCGGCGTTGAGATTATGGATAAGACTCCGATCGTTGGGGATTTCATGGCCAGGTTTTTAAAGGGTGGTCCTACGCCTGGGCAAATGACGTTGAGTCGATTTTTTGTGATTCACGTGATGGTGTTACCGGCTGCCCTCATGGGTTTGGCGGGCCTCCATATTTTCCTCTTTAGAAAAGCTGGTCCCGCTGGTCCTTTTCGGGGAACTCCTGAGCAGATTAAGGCCAAAACCGATTACTTCTTTCCAAGGCAAATTTGGAAAGATATTGTGGCGATGGCCTCCACCTTCCTGATTATTTGTAGCTTAGCGTTTTTTGAACCCGTGGTCCTTCTCCATGAAGCCACCCCTGATCCTGGTGATTATCATCCCGAGCCTGAATGGTATTTTTTGTTCTTATTTCAACTCTTGCGCCTGAAAATTTTTGGCGGTGAGTTTGGCCAATTTCTTGGCGCCATCGCGATTCCTGGGGCCTTTATGGCATTTTTAGCCGCCTTGCCATTTATCGATAAAAGCCCTGAGCGGGATTTATTTAAACGCCCATTGGCGTTGGTTGGATGGATTGTGATTATGACCGGCATTTTAATCT